One window of the Streptomyces sp. NBC_00259 genome contains the following:
- a CDS encoding acylneuraminate cytidylyltransferase has product MTTVLAVIPARGGSKGVPGKNLATVGGVPLVARAVRACAQARLVTDVMVSTDDPAIAEVARAAGGTVVERPPAIAGDTATSESAVLHAMDAYEAIHGRPVDVVLLVQCTSPFITRDDIDGVTSAVVNDGADTAVTVAPFHAFVWRRTPAPVPATVPASPLPPEAPEEDGQGVNHDKSYRPRRQDRPEDFVETGAAYAMDAPGFRTHGHRFFGRTALVETDPARVLEIDDPHDLARARALAPLLDPTSVPTSEDVDAVVLDFDGTQTDDRVLVDADGRELVAVHRGDGLGIAALRRAGLKLLILSTEQNPVVAARARKLAIPVLHGIDRKDIALKQWCEENAVAPERVLYAGNDVNDLPCFGLVGWPVAVASAHDSVRAAARAVTATPGGAGAIREIATWLLGPTLTTPTQ; this is encoded by the coding sequence ATGACGACCGTCCTCGCCGTGATCCCCGCCCGGGGCGGCTCCAAGGGCGTCCCCGGCAAGAACCTCGCCACGGTCGGCGGCGTCCCGCTCGTCGCCCGTGCCGTACGGGCCTGCGCGCAGGCCCGCCTGGTCACCGACGTGATGGTCTCCACGGACGACCCCGCGATCGCCGAGGTGGCTCGCGCGGCCGGGGGCACCGTCGTGGAACGGCCGCCCGCCATCGCGGGTGACACCGCGACCAGCGAGTCCGCGGTGCTCCACGCCATGGACGCGTACGAGGCGATCCACGGCCGCCCGGTCGACGTGGTCCTCCTCGTCCAGTGCACCAGCCCCTTCATCACCCGCGACGACATCGACGGTGTCACCTCCGCGGTCGTGAACGACGGCGCGGACACCGCCGTGACGGTGGCCCCCTTCCACGCCTTCGTCTGGCGCCGCACCCCCGCGCCGGTGCCGGCCACGGTCCCGGCCTCGCCGCTCCCCCCGGAGGCTCCGGAGGAGGACGGCCAGGGCGTCAACCACGACAAGTCCTACCGGCCCCGCCGTCAGGACCGACCCGAGGACTTCGTGGAGACCGGGGCCGCGTACGCCATGGACGCCCCGGGCTTCCGTACGCACGGCCACCGCTTCTTCGGGCGGACCGCGCTCGTCGAGACCGACCCCGCGCGGGTGCTGGAGATCGACGATCCGCACGATCTGGCCCGGGCCCGTGCGCTGGCGCCGCTGCTCGACCCCACGTCCGTCCCCACCAGCGAGGACGTCGACGCCGTCGTCCTCGACTTCGACGGCACCCAGACCGACGACCGCGTCCTCGTCGACGCGGACGGCCGTGAGCTCGTCGCCGTCCACCGAGGAGACGGCCTCGGCATCGCCGCGCTGCGCCGCGCCGGGCTGAAGCTGCTGATCCTCTCCACCGAACAGAACCCCGTCGTCGCGGCCCGCGCCCGCAAGCTCGCCATCCCCGTACTGCACGGCATCGACCGCAAGGACATAGCCCTGAAGCAGTGGTGCGAGGAGAACGCGGTCGCGCCCGAGCGGGTCCTCTACGCCGGCAACGACGTCAACGACCTGCCCTGTTTCGGGCTCGTCGGCTGGCCCGTCGCCGTCGCGAGCGCGCACGACTCCGTGCGCGCCGCAGCCCGCGCCGTCACCGCCACCCCCGGTGGCGCCGGCGCGATCCGGGAGATCGCCACCTGGCTTCTCGGTCCCACCCTCACCACCCCCACCCAGTAA
- a CDS encoding ABC transporter ATP-binding protein: protein MNASSSPHAVELRGITKRFPGVVANHDIDITVRRGTVHALVGENGAGKSTLMKILYGMQKPDEGTIAVDGEQVTFHDPGDAIARGIGMVHQHFMLADYLTVLENVVLGSEKLYGIGDRARAKIKEISDAYGLNVRPDVLVEDLGVADRQRVEILKVLYRGARTLILDEPTAVLVPQEVDALFDNLRELKAEGLTVIFISHKLGEVLTVADEITVIRRGTTVGNADPKSVTTKQLAELMVGAELPSPETRESTVTDVPMLQVEDLRLTATDPDGVVRSVLDGISFTIHKGEVLGIAGVEGNGQSELVEAVMGMRNLDTGVVTLDRTDISATPTRKRREDGMAVIPEDRHRHGLLLEAPLWENRILGHVTEKPNSKGAFLDLKAARADTERIVREYDVRTPGIEVTAASLSGGNQQKLIVGREMSHNPKLLIAAHPTRGVDVGAQAQIWDQIRAARREGLAVLLISADLDELIGLSDTLRVMYRGRLVADADPASITPEELGSAMTGAASGHLEHHEDSAPEDEAR, encoded by the coding sequence ATCAACGCGTCCAGCAGTCCTCATGCCGTAGAGCTCCGCGGCATCACCAAACGATTCCCCGGAGTCGTGGCCAACCACGACATCGACATCACCGTGCGCCGCGGCACCGTCCACGCCCTCGTGGGCGAGAACGGCGCCGGCAAGTCCACCCTGATGAAGATCCTCTACGGCATGCAGAAGCCGGACGAGGGCACCATCGCGGTGGACGGCGAGCAGGTGACGTTCCACGACCCCGGTGACGCCATCGCCCGTGGCATCGGCATGGTGCACCAGCACTTCATGCTCGCGGACTACCTCACGGTCCTCGAGAACGTCGTTCTCGGCTCCGAGAAGCTCTACGGCATCGGCGACCGCGCCCGCGCCAAGATCAAGGAGATCTCCGACGCGTACGGTCTCAACGTCCGCCCGGACGTCCTCGTCGAGGACCTGGGCGTCGCCGACCGCCAGCGCGTGGAGATCCTCAAGGTCCTCTACCGCGGCGCCCGCACCCTCATCCTCGACGAGCCGACCGCCGTGCTCGTCCCGCAGGAGGTCGACGCGCTCTTCGACAACCTGCGTGAGCTCAAGGCCGAGGGCCTGACCGTCATCTTCATCTCGCACAAGCTGGGCGAGGTGCTCACGGTCGCCGACGAGATCACCGTCATCCGCCGTGGCACCACGGTCGGCAACGCCGACCCGAAGTCCGTCACCACCAAGCAGCTCGCCGAGCTGATGGTCGGCGCCGAGCTGCCCTCGCCGGAGACCCGTGAGTCGACCGTCACCGACGTCCCGATGCTCCAGGTCGAGGACCTCCGGCTGACCGCGACCGACCCCGACGGCGTCGTGCGCTCGGTGCTCGACGGCATCTCCTTCACCATCCACAAGGGTGAGGTGCTGGGCATCGCGGGCGTCGAGGGCAACGGCCAGTCCGAACTGGTCGAGGCCGTCATGGGCATGCGCAACCTGGACACCGGCGTGGTGACCCTGGACCGCACCGACATCTCGGCGACCCCGACCCGCAAGCGGCGCGAGGACGGCATGGCCGTCATCCCCGAGGACCGCCACCGGCACGGACTGCTGCTGGAAGCACCGCTCTGGGAGAACCGCATCCTCGGTCACGTCACCGAGAAGCCCAACAGCAAGGGCGCGTTCCTCGACCTCAAGGCCGCCCGCGCCGACACGGAGCGGATCGTCCGCGAGTACGACGTCCGCACCCCCGGCATCGAGGTCACCGCGGCCTCGCTCTCCGGCGGCAACCAGCAGAAGCTGATCGTCGGCCGCGAGATGAGCCACAACCCCAAGCTGCTCATCGCCGCCCACCCCACCCGGGGCGTCGACGTCGGCGCGCAGGCGCAGATCTGGGACCAGATCCGCGCGGCGCGGCGTGAGGGCCTGGCCGTGCTGCTGATCTCCGCCGACCTGGACGAGCTGATCGGGCTGTCCGACACGCTGCGGGTGATGTACCGCGGCCGGCTGGTCGCGGACGCCGACCCCGCCTCGATCACCCCCGAGGAGCTGGGCTCGGCCATGACCGGCGCGGCATCCGGCCATCTCGAGCACCACGAAGACAGCGCCCCGGAGGACGAGGCCCGATGA
- a CDS encoding BMP family lipoprotein: protein MRRVSKITAACAVTAALALTATACGESSTESTGSGEGKLKIGMAYDVGGRGDNSFNDSAARGLDKAKAEFGAETKELTAKNGETPADREQRLASLAEGGFNPVIGVGFAYKDAIDKTAAKYPDTTFGLIDSVSDKKNVNSIVFTEEQGSYLAGVAAALKSKDGKIGFIGGVDLPLIKKFAAGFEQGVTDTNPKASVQIQYLTTGTDLSGFGAPDKGKAAAKGMLDKGIDVIFAAAGGSGAGSIEAVSAKPGAWSIGVDSDQAKDPALSKYASTIMTSVVKNVDTGVYDLVKSVKDGKPRTGTHAYSLSENGVSLTTTGDHLKDIQAKVDEAKKKIVDGTIKVKTTT from the coding sequence GTGCGCCGGGTATCCAAGATCACCGCCGCGTGTGCAGTCACCGCGGCCCTCGCCCTCACTGCCACCGCCTGCGGCGAGTCGTCCACCGAGTCGACCGGCTCGGGTGAAGGCAAGCTCAAGATCGGCATGGCCTACGACGTAGGTGGCCGTGGCGACAACTCCTTCAACGACTCCGCGGCCCGCGGACTGGACAAGGCCAAGGCCGAGTTCGGCGCCGAGACCAAGGAGCTCACCGCCAAGAACGGCGAGACCCCCGCCGACCGCGAGCAGCGGCTCGCGTCGCTCGCCGAGGGCGGCTTCAACCCCGTGATCGGTGTCGGCTTCGCCTACAAGGACGCGATCGACAAGACCGCGGCCAAGTACCCCGACACCACCTTCGGTCTGATCGACTCGGTCTCCGACAAGAAGAACGTCAACTCGATCGTCTTCACCGAGGAGCAGGGCTCCTACCTCGCCGGTGTCGCGGCCGCCCTCAAGTCCAAGGACGGCAAGATCGGCTTCATCGGTGGTGTCGACCTCCCGCTGATCAAGAAGTTCGCGGCCGGCTTCGAGCAGGGCGTCACGGACACCAACCCGAAGGCCTCGGTGCAGATCCAGTACCTGACCACGGGTACGGACCTCTCCGGCTTCGGCGCCCCGGACAAGGGCAAGGCCGCCGCCAAGGGCATGCTCGACAAGGGCATCGACGTCATCTTCGCCGCGGCGGGCGGCTCCGGTGCCGGCTCCATCGAGGCCGTCTCCGCGAAGCCGGGCGCCTGGTCGATCGGCGTGGACTCGGACCAGGCCAAGGACCCGGCCCTGTCCAAGTACGCCTCGACGATCATGACCTCGGTCGTCAAGAACGTCGACACCGGCGTCTACGACCTGGTCAAGTCCGTCAAGGACGGCAAGCCGCGGACCGGCACGCACGCCTACTCGCTCTCCGAGAACGGCGTCAGCCTCACCACCACCGGTGACCACCTGAAGGACATCCAGGCCAAGGTCGACGAGGCCAAGAAGAAGATCGTGGACGGCACCATCAAGGTGAAGACCACCACCTGA
- a CDS encoding ABC transporter permease, producing MSATATSTPPPGATKVSGGKGGRTRLSFPVILLIIAGGLVALSAVRAITGAQDLTSAGQISAALSMAVPIGLAGLGGLWAERAGVVNIGLEGMMILGTFFGAWAGWQTSPWLGVLAGVLGGMAGGLLHAVATVTFGVDHIISGIAINILAVGFTTYFAKLWFNSGEAAAKGGSPKQSPPADEITSVTVPGLSEWLVSIEKHHWFFVSDLAGILGGLVSNVSLLTIVAVLLFFGTFLVLWKTSFGLRLRSCGENPIASESLGVNVYKYKYIAVIVSGGMAGLGGAFLSLVTSHIYNEGQTAGRGYIGLAAMIFGNWRPGGLAMGAGLFGFSDALQLRAGGQSVHALLLLLAVVLVALGLWKLYRKSYPTAAISLVVAAGVLVWYLGTDTVPTEFVSATPYVVTLLVLSLSAQRLRMPKADGMRYRKGQGK from the coding sequence GTGAGCGCCACGGCGACTTCCACCCCGCCGCCCGGGGCGACCAAGGTGTCCGGCGGCAAGGGCGGCCGCACCCGCCTCTCCTTCCCCGTCATCCTGCTGATCATCGCGGGAGGACTGGTCGCCCTGTCCGCCGTGCGCGCGATCACGGGCGCGCAGGACCTCACCTCGGCCGGCCAGATCAGCGCCGCGCTCTCGATGGCCGTGCCGATCGGCCTCGCCGGTCTCGGCGGCCTCTGGGCCGAGCGGGCGGGTGTGGTCAACATCGGTCTCGAGGGAATGATGATCCTCGGCACCTTCTTCGGTGCCTGGGCCGGCTGGCAGACGAGCCCCTGGCTCGGTGTGCTCGCCGGTGTGCTCGGCGGCATGGCGGGCGGTCTGCTGCACGCCGTCGCCACCGTCACCTTCGGCGTCGACCACATCATCTCCGGTATCGCGATCAACATCCTGGCCGTCGGCTTCACGACGTACTTCGCCAAGCTGTGGTTCAACAGCGGCGAGGCCGCGGCCAAGGGCGGCAGCCCGAAGCAGTCCCCGCCCGCGGACGAGATCACCTCGGTGACCGTGCCGGGGTTGTCCGAATGGCTCGTCTCGATCGAGAAGCACCACTGGTTCTTCGTCTCGGACCTCGCCGGCATCCTCGGCGGCCTGGTCAGCAACGTCTCGCTGCTGACGATCGTGGCCGTCCTGCTCTTCTTCGGCACGTTCCTGGTGCTGTGGAAGACCTCGTTCGGTCTGCGGCTGCGCTCCTGCGGCGAGAACCCGATCGCGTCCGAGTCGCTGGGCGTCAACGTCTACAAGTACAAGTACATCGCGGTGATCGTCTCCGGCGGAATGGCCGGACTCGGCGGTGCCTTCCTGTCCCTGGTCACCTCGCACATCTACAACGAGGGCCAGACCGCGGGGCGCGGCTACATCGGCCTCGCCGCGATGATCTTCGGTAACTGGCGGCCCGGCGGACTCGCCATGGGCGCGGGCCTGTTCGGCTTCTCCGACGCCCTGCAGCTGCGCGCCGGCGGACAGTCCGTCCACGCGCTGCTCCTGCTGCTGGCCGTGGTGCTCGTCGCCCTCGGCCTGTGGAAGCTGTACCGCAAGAGCTATCCGACGGCAGCGATCAGCCTGGTCGTCGCCGCCGGTGTGCTGGTCTGGTACCTCGGCACGGACACGGTGCCGACCGAGTTCGTGAGCGCCACGCCGTACGTCGTGACCCTGCTCGTCCTCTCGCTCTCCGCGCAGCGTCTGCGGATGCCGAAGGCCGACGGTATGCGCTACCGCAAGGGCCAGGGCAAGTGA
- a CDS encoding ABC transporter permease: protein MKKFDKERVLLGLAAPLLAIVAAFAVTALVLAATGKEPFSAFGIMFDYGIKSDSQVYIINKATTYYLAGLAVAIGFRMNLFNIGVDGQYRLAAFFAAAVGGALTLPGFLQIPLIIVTAMIVGAMWAGIAGVLKVTRGVSEVVSTIMLNMIATAIIGYLLQPGRLGHLDPAGTEVATSPLPESAHFFEFPTTPNPIDGFIVIAIAAGVAYWFTLSRTRFGFDLRTVGQSGSAAEASGVNVKKMVVTSMLISGAVAGLIGMPTLLNDSYEYGGGFPLGIGFTGIAIALLGRNHPIGIALGALLWGFLERGSQKLEFEDYDREIVGVMQGVIVLCVVIAYEVVRRYGLKRQQRQVGEKLAAQARNSDNQEVSA, encoded by the coding sequence ATGAAGAAGTTCGACAAGGAGCGGGTGCTCCTCGGGCTGGCGGCCCCGCTGCTCGCGATCGTGGCCGCGTTCGCGGTCACGGCGCTGGTGCTGGCCGCGACCGGCAAGGAGCCGTTCAGCGCCTTCGGCATCATGTTCGACTACGGCATCAAGTCGGACAGCCAGGTCTACATCATCAACAAGGCGACGACCTACTACCTGGCGGGTCTCGCGGTGGCCATCGGCTTCCGCATGAACCTGTTCAACATCGGCGTCGACGGCCAGTACCGGCTCGCCGCGTTCTTCGCCGCCGCCGTCGGCGGCGCGCTGACGCTGCCCGGCTTCCTGCAGATCCCGCTGATCATCGTGACCGCCATGATCGTCGGCGCCATGTGGGCCGGTATCGCCGGTGTCCTCAAGGTCACCCGGGGCGTCAGCGAGGTCGTCTCGACGATCATGCTCAACATGATCGCCACGGCCATCATCGGCTACCTCCTCCAGCCCGGCCGCCTCGGCCACCTCGACCCGGCCGGCACGGAGGTCGCCACCAGCCCGCTGCCGGAGTCGGCGCACTTCTTCGAGTTCCCGACGACGCCGAACCCGATCGACGGCTTCATCGTCATCGCGATCGCGGCGGGCGTGGCGTACTGGTTCACGCTCTCCCGCACCCGCTTCGGCTTCGACCTGCGCACCGTCGGCCAGTCCGGCTCCGCGGCCGAGGCGAGCGGTGTGAACGTGAAGAAGATGGTCGTCACCTCCATGCTGATCTCCGGCGCGGTGGCCGGCCTGATCGGCATGCCGACGCTGCTCAACGACTCCTATGAGTACGGCGGAGGCTTCCCCCTCGGCATCGGCTTCACGGGGATCGCCATCGCCCTCCTCGGACGCAACCACCCCATCGGCATCGCGCTCGGCGCGCTGCTGTGGGGCTTCCTGGAGCGCGGCTCGCAGAAGCTCGAGTTCGAGGACTACGACAGGGAGATCGTCGGCGTCATGCAGGGCGTCATCGTCCTCTGTGTCGTCATCGCCTACGAAGTCGTGCGCCGCTACGGCCTCAAGCGCCAGCAGCGACAGGTCGGCGAGAAGCTCGCCGCGCAGGCCCGTAACTCCGACAACCAGGAGGTGTCGGCGTGA
- a CDS encoding glycosyltransferase family 2 protein, with product MVKLSVIVPFYNVQSYAPDTLRSLRANAREDFEFLLIDDCSRDGTPEILERAEREVPGAVLIRHEQNGGLATARNTGLDAARGEYITFLDGDDWLAPGYYERLLAAIEELGVDFVRTDHVQCTARERKVFRVPVGRRGEVLRPRDAILPADRSTSVDYPMAWAGIYRRELLDRGLLHFTDGLRTAEDRPWIWRLHREAESFAAVSLLGIFYRRGVASSLTQIGDVRQLDFIKAFDQVLEETAKDPDSDRLLPKAVRTYCAVISHHLGSVERFEPAVARKLRSMSAAALRRMPQDILKDALDSMDVERSSRLRRLRRRPVAVPSGSGSAGAAA from the coding sequence GTGGTCAAGCTCTCCGTCATCGTGCCGTTCTACAACGTGCAGTCATACGCGCCCGACACCCTCAGAAGCCTGCGTGCGAACGCCCGCGAGGACTTCGAATTCCTGCTCATCGACGACTGTTCCAGGGATGGGACACCGGAGATCCTCGAGCGGGCCGAGCGAGAGGTCCCCGGAGCCGTCCTGATCAGACACGAACAGAACGGCGGGCTGGCCACGGCCCGCAACACCGGTCTGGACGCCGCGCGCGGCGAGTACATCACCTTCCTCGACGGTGACGACTGGCTGGCGCCCGGCTACTACGAGCGGCTCCTCGCGGCCATCGAGGAACTCGGTGTCGACTTCGTCCGTACCGATCATGTGCAGTGCACGGCCCGTGAGCGCAAGGTGTTCCGGGTACCGGTCGGCCGCCGGGGCGAGGTGCTGCGCCCGCGTGACGCGATCCTGCCCGCCGACCGGTCCACCTCCGTCGACTACCCCATGGCCTGGGCCGGCATCTACCGGCGCGAGCTCCTCGACCGGGGGCTGCTGCACTTCACGGACGGGCTGCGGACGGCCGAGGACCGGCCCTGGATCTGGCGGCTGCACCGCGAGGCGGAGTCCTTCGCGGCGGTGAGCCTGCTGGGGATCTTCTACCGGCGCGGGGTGGCCTCGTCGCTGACGCAGATCGGTGACGTCAGGCAGCTCGATTTCATCAAGGCTTTCGATCAGGTGCTCGAAGAAACTGCAAAGGATCCGGATTCGGATCGGCTGCTGCCGAAAGCCGTGCGAACGTACTGTGCCGTTATTTCCCATCACCTGGGATCAGTCGAGAGGTTCGAACCGGCAGTGGCCCGGAAATTGCGCTCCATGAGTGCGGCGGCACTGCGGCGGATGCCGCAGGACATTCTGAAGGACGCACTCGACTCGATGGACGTCGAACGGTCCTCCCGGCTGCGCAGGCTGCGCCGCCGGCCGGTCGCGGTGCCCTCGGGATCCGGCTCGGCGGGGGCGGCGGCCTGA
- a CDS encoding N-acetylneuraminate synthase family protein, whose amino-acid sequence MNSRLRTLGSKTAGPGHPVYVTGEIGINHNGDLDNAIALIDAAADAGCDAVKFQKRTPEICTPRDQWDIERDTPWGRMTYIDYRHRVEFGEDEYRAIDEHCKKRGIDWFASPWDTEAVAFLEKFDLPAHKVASASLTDDELLRALRATGKTVILSTGMSTPKQIRHAVEVLGSDNILLCHATSTYPAKAEELNLRVINTLMQEYPNVPIGYSGHETGLQTTLAAVALGAAFVERHITLDRAMWGSDQAASVEPGGLQRLVRDIRTIEAALGDGVKKVYDSELAPMKKLRRVAGVVAEQSEPVAV is encoded by the coding sequence ATGAACTCCCGTCTGCGCACCCTCGGCAGCAAGACCGCGGGCCCCGGCCACCCCGTCTACGTCACCGGCGAGATCGGCATCAACCACAACGGCGACCTCGACAACGCCATCGCGCTGATCGACGCCGCCGCCGACGCCGGCTGTGACGCGGTCAAGTTCCAGAAGCGCACCCCGGAGATCTGCACCCCGCGCGACCAGTGGGACATCGAGCGCGACACGCCCTGGGGCCGGATGACGTACATCGACTACCGCCACCGCGTCGAGTTCGGCGAGGACGAGTACCGCGCCATCGACGAGCACTGCAAGAAGCGCGGCATCGACTGGTTCGCCTCCCCGTGGGACACCGAGGCCGTCGCCTTCCTGGAGAAGTTCGACCTCCCCGCCCACAAGGTCGCCTCCGCGTCCCTCACGGACGACGAGCTGCTGCGCGCCCTGCGCGCCACCGGCAAGACGGTCATCCTCTCCACCGGTATGTCGACGCCGAAGCAGATCCGGCACGCCGTCGAGGTCCTCGGCAGCGACAACATCCTGCTCTGCCACGCCACCTCGACGTACCCGGCCAAGGCCGAGGAGCTCAACCTGCGCGTCATCAACACCCTGATGCAGGAGTACCCGAACGTCCCGATCGGCTACTCCGGCCACGAGACCGGTCTGCAGACCACGCTCGCCGCCGTTGCCCTCGGCGCCGCGTTCGTCGAGCGTCACATCACCCTCGACCGCGCCATGTGGGGCTCCGACCAGGCCGCCTCCGTCGAGCCCGGTGGTCTGCAGCGCCTCGTCCGTGACATCCGCACCATCGAGGCCGCCCTCGGTGACGGAGTCAAGAAGGTCTACGACTCCGAGCTCGCCCCGATGAAGAAGCTCCGCCGCGTCGCGGGCGTCGTCGCCGAGCAGTCCGAGCCGGTAGCGGTCTGA
- a CDS encoding amidohydrolase, with the protein MSREPDAGLPGDAELPGDYALPGTLSDALRTELIAFRRDLHMHPELGNQEFRTTAALKARLEAAGLHPQVLSTGTGLVCDVGAEAGARGAGQDGGGRRTGVRPMLAIRADIDALPIPDTKTGVPYRSTVPDRAHACGHDVHTTAVLGAGLVLAELDRQGLLPQPVRLIFQPAEEVLPGGAADAIESGVLDGVGRIIAVHCDPRVDAGRIGLRVGPITSACDRLEITLDGPGGHTARPHLTTDLVTAAAKIVTEVPALLSRRVDTRSGLALTWGRIESGHACNVIPQHAELAGTVRCLDLPAWREAPDLVHAAVDEIATLHRAKSQINYIRGVPPVVNDPVVTELLRDAHAARRGAPAIEDTEQSLGGEDFSWYLEHVPGAMARLGVRAPGSGSRLDLHRGDFDVDEAAITVGVELFTAAALLDAAHGR; encoded by the coding sequence ATGTCCCGCGAGCCCGACGCCGGCCTGCCCGGCGATGCCGAGTTGCCTGGCGACTACGCTCTGCCAGGCACACTGTCCGACGCCCTGCGCACGGAACTCATTGCCTTCCGCCGGGACTTGCACATGCACCCGGAGCTGGGGAACCAGGAGTTCCGCACCACCGCCGCGCTCAAGGCCAGGCTGGAGGCCGCCGGGCTGCACCCGCAGGTGCTGTCGACCGGTACGGGACTCGTCTGTGACGTGGGCGCCGAAGCAGGGGCACGCGGTGCGGGCCAGGACGGTGGGGGACGACGGACGGGCGTGCGTCCCATGCTCGCGATCCGCGCCGACATCGACGCCCTGCCCATCCCGGACACCAAGACGGGCGTGCCGTACCGCTCGACCGTGCCGGACCGGGCCCACGCCTGCGGCCACGACGTCCACACGACGGCCGTGCTCGGCGCCGGACTGGTCCTCGCCGAGCTGGACCGGCAGGGCCTGCTGCCGCAGCCGGTGCGGCTGATCTTCCAGCCCGCCGAGGAGGTCCTGCCGGGCGGCGCGGCCGACGCGATCGAGTCCGGCGTACTGGACGGAGTCGGCCGGATCATCGCCGTGCACTGCGATCCCCGGGTCGACGCGGGCAGGATCGGGCTGCGCGTCGGCCCCATCACCTCCGCCTGCGACCGGCTGGAGATCACGCTCGACGGCCCCGGCGGCCACACCGCGCGCCCGCATCTGACCACGGATCTGGTCACCGCGGCCGCCAAGATCGTCACCGAGGTTCCGGCGCTGCTGTCCCGCCGCGTCGACACCCGCTCCGGACTGGCCCTGACCTGGGGCCGTATCGAATCCGGCCACGCCTGCAACGTCATCCCGCAGCACGCGGAGCTCGCCGGAACCGTGCGCTGCCTGGACCTGCCCGCCTGGCGCGAGGCCCCGGACCTGGTGCACGCCGCGGTCGACGAGATCGCCACGCTGCACCGGGCGAAGTCCCAGATCAACTACATCCGCGGGGTGCCGCCCGTGGTCAACGACCCCGTGGTCACCGAACTGCTGCGGGACGCCCATGCCGCCCGCCGTGGAGCGCCGGCGATCGAGGACACCGAGCAGAGCCTGGGGGGCGAGGACTTCTCCTGGTACCTGGAGCACGTCCCGGGCGCGATGGCCCGCCTCGGAGTGCGTGCGCCGGGCTCGGGCTCCAGGCTCGACCTGCACCGTGGGGACTTCGACGTGGACGAGGCCGCGATCACGGTGGGCGTGGAACTGTTCACGGCGGCGGCGCTGCTCGACGCGGCACACGGTCGCTGA
- a CDS encoding DUF6716 putative glycosyltransferase yields MPSRTSQAPRVAVLADSDTRWKWGALTARRIAEDEAELTGFLLRGRATPTARQLAEVGVDADELREVTGVEFLHAIRDEGYDLVVLALVGGAVQAMLHGLAALRLPRRPVLVTGYVGVVYEKLADGLLLRHGADVVLANSRHDADRFRAVYEGVGADASSVTEAALPFLGGAPYARQEGRDTVVFAVQPSVPESRADRTYLLRRLVEHARLHPSREVLLKLRSKPGEHTTHLEEVPYQKLADRLPGGLPPNFSLVYGHMGEVLDRTDLLVTVSSTAALEALHRRIPTAVLTDLGVREALGNHHFLGSGLLTSWDRLDGGHRPEPDEEWLARQGVAADGAYETAFEEARKRVAELLSQPELPPVTPYYTPATAPGYLPGILARHRLAADGTPLAGAAPAAEVTGVRRVVRDAVRGAARGAYRHGVQRVAPVIRRMGEL; encoded by the coding sequence GTGCCATCACGTACCAGCCAGGCGCCACGCGTCGCCGTGCTCGCCGACTCCGACACCCGCTGGAAGTGGGGCGCGCTGACCGCGCGCCGCATAGCCGAGGACGAAGCCGAGCTCACCGGCTTCCTGCTCCGCGGCCGTGCGACCCCCACCGCCCGCCAGCTCGCCGAGGTCGGCGTCGACGCGGACGAACTGCGCGAAGTGACCGGCGTCGAGTTCCTCCACGCGATACGTGACGAGGGGTACGACCTCGTCGTCCTCGCCCTCGTCGGCGGCGCGGTGCAGGCCATGCTGCACGGACTCGCCGCCCTGCGCCTGCCGCGCAGGCCGGTGCTGGTCACCGGCTATGTCGGCGTCGTCTACGAGAAGCTCGCCGACGGACTGCTGCTGCGCCACGGCGCGGATGTCGTCCTCGCCAACTCACGCCACGACGCCGACCGCTTCCGCGCGGTGTACGAGGGCGTCGGCGCCGACGCCTCGTCGGTGACCGAGGCGGCGCTGCCGTTCCTCGGCGGCGCCCCGTACGCCCGGCAGGAAGGCCGCGACACGGTCGTCTTCGCCGTGCAGCCGTCGGTGCCGGAGAGCCGCGCCGACCGTACGTACCTGCTGAGGCGGCTCGTCGAGCACGCCAGGCTCCACCCCTCCCGCGAGGTGCTGCTCAAGCTGCGCTCCAAGCCCGGCGAGCACACCACGCACCTGGAGGAGGTGCCGTACCAGAAGCTGGCGGACAGGCTCCCCGGCGGACTGCCGCCCAACTTCAGCCTCGTGTACGGGCACATGGGCGAGGTCCTCGACCGCACCGACCTGCTGGTCACCGTCTCCTCCACGGCGGCGCTCGAAGCCCTGCACCGCCGGATCCCGACGGCCGTACTGACGGACCTCGGGGTGCGCGAGGCCCTCGGCAACCACCACTTCCTCGGTTCCGGGCTGCTGACGTCCTGGGACCGGCTCGACGGCGGCCACCGCCCCGAGCCCGACGAGGAGTGGCTGGCCCGGCAGGGCGTCGCCGCGGACGGGGCCTACGAGACGGCCTTCGAGGAGGCACGCAAGCGGGTCGCGGAGCTGCTGTCGCAGCCGGAGCTCCCGCCGGTCACCCCCTACTACACCCCCGCCACCGCACCCGGCTATCTGCCCGGGATCCTCGCCCGTCACCGCCTCGCCGCGGACGGCACCCCGCTGGCCGGGGCGGCCCCGGCGGCCGAGGTCACCGGCGTGCGCCGCGTGGTGCGCGACGCGGTGCGGGGCGCGGCGCGCGGCGCGTACCGCCACGGCGTGCAGCGCGTCGCCCCTGTCATCCGCCGCATGGGCGAACTGTGA